The following are encoded in a window of Halorarum salinum genomic DNA:
- a CDS encoding tyrosine-type recombinase/integrase, with amino-acid sequence MSHHNQPATEWADRHRRALTTRHTHEDVLTDRQFELLLEACSALPEPYDFEARFICLPAGRLGLRAGEIAHFQTAWVNWNRRTIRIPQHESCRCGYCRRQARQEATHNDDLSVADAIASRWHPKTVASARLIPFDLSLRLELCFERFASRYDAFPRSRSTINRRVQAAASEADLPGRVYPHCLRATAASYHAYKGVAPVPLQALMGWSDLATAQKYIRISGTATADALRRVHHR; translated from the coding sequence GTGTCCCATCACAACCAACCTGCGACTGAATGGGCGGACCGACACCGGAGAGCCCTGACCACCAGGCACACTCACGAGGACGTCCTCACAGACCGGCAGTTCGAACTCCTACTTGAAGCGTGCTCGGCACTCCCGGAACCGTACGATTTCGAGGCGCGATTCATCTGTCTCCCCGCAGGCCGACTGGGGTTGCGAGCGGGCGAGATCGCACATTTTCAGACCGCATGGGTGAACTGGAACCGCCGAACGATTCGCATCCCACAGCACGAGTCGTGCCGGTGTGGGTACTGCCGACGACAGGCCCGACAGGAAGCCACCCATAACGATGATCTGTCCGTCGCGGATGCCATCGCGTCTCGGTGGCACCCGAAGACCGTCGCCTCGGCTCGACTCATTCCGTTCGATCTCTCGCTCCGGCTGGAGCTGTGTTTCGAACGCTTTGCTTCCAGATACGATGCATTTCCCCGTTCACGGTCAACGATCAATAGACGAGTACAGGCTGCGGCCAGCGAGGCTGATCTCCCGGGACGCGTCTATCCACACTGTCTGCGAGCAACCGCCGCCAGCTACCATGCGTACAAAGGCGTCGCCCCGGTGCCGTTACAGGCCCTGATGGGGTGGAGTGATCTGGCGACTGCACAGAAGTACATCCGTATCTCGGGGACAGCAACTGCTGACGCATTGCGTCGAGTCCACCACCGGTAG